ATCTCTACGAAAATGAGGAATTTCCTCATGAAGTTTCGCATTTCTGGTCACGATAAACAGAACATATTACTACCACTTTTGCAGTTTTTGTCGTAGAATAGTAACGTTGCACTGATAGTGGAGGTTATGACCGGAAAAAGACAGACGTCTTTGAACCGGTCTAAAAGCCTGCCGATCTTTATCTGCCATAGGAGGATGGAGAATGAACATTCATGAGTATCAAGGTAAAGAGATACTTAAGCAGTACGGTGTAAAAGTTCCTGAAGGACGCGTAGCTTTCACAGTGGAAGAAGCTGTTGAAGCAGCGAAAGAACTGGGCACCCAAGTAAACGTAGTAAAAGCGCAAATTCACGCTGGTGGCCGTGGTAAGGCTGGCGGTGTAAAGGTTGCAAAAAATCTTGATGAAGTTCGTACATATGCCAGCGAAATTCTTGGTAAAGTACTGGTTACTCATCAAACAGGACCAGAAGGTAAAGAAGTTAAGCGCCTTCTGATCGAGCAAGGCTGCGACATCAAGAAAGAATACTACGTTGGTGTAGTAGTTGACCGTGCTACTGGAAGCGTTGTAATGATGGCTTCCGAAGAGGGCGGTATGGACATCGAGGAAGTAGCAGCAAACAATCCAGAAAAAATCTTCAAAGAAGTAGTTGATCCAGTAACAGGTCTGAATGGCTTCCAAGCTCGTCGCCTGGCTTACGCAATCAACATTCCAAAAGAATTGATTAACAAAGCTGCCAAGTTCATGATGAGCTTGTACCAAGCTTTTGTTGATAAAGATGCTTCTATCGCTGAAATCAACCCACTGGTTGTAACTGGCGACGGTGAAGTAATGGCACTGGATGCGAAACTGAACTTCGACAGCAACGCTCTCTATCGTCACCCTGACATCGTAGCTCTGCGCGATCTGGATGAAGAAGATGAGAAAGAAATCGAAGCTTCCAAGTTCGATCTGTCCTACATCGCACTTGATGGTAACATCGGTTGCATGGTAAACGGTGCAGGTCTGGCGATGGCAACGATGGATATCGTGAAATTCTACGGTGGAGACCCGGCTAACTTCCTTGACGTTGGTGGCGGAGCTACTGAAGAGAAAGTAACGGAAGCGTTTAAAATTATTCTCCGTGACGAAAAAGTAAAAGGTATTTTCGTCAACATCTTCGGCGGCATCATGAAATGCGACGTTATCGCAAACGGCGTAGTGAATGCAGCAAAACAAATCAAATTGGACAAACCTCTCGTTGTACGTCTCGAAGGTACAAACGTAGATTTGGGTAAGAAAATCCTCAATGAGTCCGGTTTGAACATCGTAGCTGCAGAATCTATGGCGGATGGTGCTGAGAAAATCGTATCCTTGGTGAAGTAAGATATTTCGAGTAGATACGTTAAAAAAGGTGGGAAAATTACGCGATGAGTATTCTCGTTAATAAAAATACAAAAGTAATTACGCAAGGGATTACGGGTGCAACTGGTCTGTTCCACACTCGCGGAGCCGTTGAATACGGTACACAAATGGTGGGCGGTGTAACACCTGGTAAAGGTGGAACCGAAGTTGACGGTATTCCAATTTTCAACACAGTAAAAGAAGCGGTTGAAGCAACTGGTGCAACTGCATCCGTTATCTACGTTGCTCCTCCTTTCGCTGCTGATGCGATCATGGAAGCAGTTGACGCTGAACTGGATCTGGTAATCTGCATCACAGAAGGTATCCCAGTTCTGGACATGGTAAAAGTTAAGCGCTACATGGAAGGCAAGAAAACCCTTCTCGTAGGTCCTAACTGCCCTGGCGTAATCACTCCAGGTGAGTGCAAAATCGGTATCATGCCTGGTTACATCCACGTTCCAGGTAAAGTGGGTATCGTATCCCGCTCCGGTACCTTGACGTATGAAGCAGTTCACCAAACTTCTACTCGCGGCCTTGGTCAATCCACAGCTGTAGGTATCGGTGGAGACCCAGTAAAAGGTATGGAGTTCATCGATGTACTGAAAATGTTCAACGAAGATCCAGGCACAGAAGCAGTTATCATGCTGGGTGAAATCGGTGGTACTGCGGAAGAAGAAGCAGCAGAGTGGATCGCTGCTAACATGAAAAAACCAGTTGTAGGCTTCATCGGAGGACAAACTGCTCCTGAAGGAAAACGTATGGGCCATGCTGGTGCGATCATCTCTGGCGGTAAAGGTACAGCTGCTGAGAAAATCGCGAAGCTCGAAGAATGCGGTATTCGCGTAGCGAAAACACCTGCAGTTATCGGTGAAACACTTGTTGAATTGCTGAAAGAGCGCGGTATGCTCGAGAAAGTAATGGGCAAGTAAGCAGATAAGACAGAAGTGGACAGGCTTAGGCTTGTCCACTTTTTTATTTTTGAAGCAGCCTCTTTCTTTCGATAGAATAGCTTTCAATACCGTCTGCAGT
This genomic stretch from Brevibacillus sp. DP1.3A harbors:
- the sucD gene encoding succinate--CoA ligase subunit alpha; translated protein: MSILVNKNTKVITQGITGATGLFHTRGAVEYGTQMVGGVTPGKGGTEVDGIPIFNTVKEAVEATGATASVIYVAPPFAADAIMEAVDAELDLVICITEGIPVLDMVKVKRYMEGKKTLLVGPNCPGVITPGECKIGIMPGYIHVPGKVGIVSRSGTLTYEAVHQTSTRGLGQSTAVGIGGDPVKGMEFIDVLKMFNEDPGTEAVIMLGEIGGTAEEEAAEWIAANMKKPVVGFIGGQTAPEGKRMGHAGAIISGGKGTAAEKIAKLEECGIRVAKTPAVIGETLVELLKERGMLEKVMGK
- the sucC gene encoding ADP-forming succinate--CoA ligase subunit beta; the protein is MNIHEYQGKEILKQYGVKVPEGRVAFTVEEAVEAAKELGTQVNVVKAQIHAGGRGKAGGVKVAKNLDEVRTYASEILGKVLVTHQTGPEGKEVKRLLIEQGCDIKKEYYVGVVVDRATGSVVMMASEEGGMDIEEVAANNPEKIFKEVVDPVTGLNGFQARRLAYAINIPKELINKAAKFMMSLYQAFVDKDASIAEINPLVVTGDGEVMALDAKLNFDSNALYRHPDIVALRDLDEEDEKEIEASKFDLSYIALDGNIGCMVNGAGLAMATMDIVKFYGGDPANFLDVGGGATEEKVTEAFKIILRDEKVKGIFVNIFGGIMKCDVIANGVVNAAKQIKLDKPLVVRLEGTNVDLGKKILNESGLNIVAAESMADGAEKIVSLVK